The genomic segment CGCGGTTTGGACACCGGGGCACGGGCGGGCTGCTCCGTTAACCGCCCCGGCAGTTGTTTGCTGAGGGCGTAGGTTGCCGGCCCATGGGATGGGGCACAGCTCACATCGGTAGTCGTCACTGCCATCGGGGGGCTCACCACAGCCCGAGCCGAGACTTTGCGCAAACTCTGGTCGGATTCTTAGCTTTTCTCGCCCAAACCGCCAAATCGCAGGAAAAGCCCGGGTGAGGACCGGCAAAACGTCGATCTCGGGAGGACCAGCGATACTGAACACGATGACCGACCGCGACGACTACCGATACCGGCAGAGCCCGCCCCCGCCGGGGTACGGCGGCCCGCCCACCGAGCGGCTGCCCCGCATCGAGGTCCCGACGCCGCCGATGCCGCAGACGCCGTATCCCCCGCTGCCGGCTCCCGCTCCTGCGCGGGCCCCGAAACCCAAGCCGACGCGGGGTTGGCGTCGCGGCGTGCACGCCGTGACGTTCGGGCTGGTGAACCCCGGCCCGTCGCGGGAAGACAAACGGCAGGCGGCGATGGAGGCCATGGTGGCCGCCCCGCTGCGCGGGCACTACAAGATCGGCGTGCTGGGCAAGGGCGGTGTCGGCAAGACGACGGTGTCGGCCAGCGTCGGGTGCGTGCTGGCCGAGTTGCGCCGCGGAGACCGGGTCGTGGCGGTGGACGCCGATACCGCGTTCGGCCGGTTGGGCAGCCGGATCGATCCGCGCGCCGACGGCTCCTACTGGGAGCTGGCCAAGAACAAAAACCTCCAGTCCTTCGCCGAGGTCCTCACCAGAATGGGCAGCAACTCCTCGGGATTGTTCGTGCTGGCCGGCGAGAACGGCAGCCGGCGCGGGATTCTCGATCCGGCGATCTACCGCGAAGCCACCATGCGCTTGGACCGGCACTTCACGATCTCGATCGTCGACTGCGGTTCGACGATGGACGCCCCGGTCACCCAGGAGGCCATGCGGGACATGGACGCGCTGATCGTCGTGTCTTCGCCGTGGCCCGATGGGGCGTCGGCGGCCGCGCAGACCATGGAATGGCTTGCTGCCCATGGCAAGACCGGACTGATGCAGCGTTCGGTGATCGTGCTCAACGACTCCGACGGCCATTCCGACAAGAAGACCCGCGGGGTGCTGGCCGACCAGTTCCGCTCCCGTCGGCAGGCGGTGGTGGAGGTGCCGTTCGATCCGGGTCTGCGGCCGGGCGGTGTCATCAACAACACGGGCGAGATGTCGCTGCCGACCCGCCGCGCATTCGTCGAAGTGGCAGCGGTCATTTCGCAGTTCTTGGCGACCGTCCCGGCCCGTGGACCCCGTTAGCATCGACGGATACGTCATCGAGTCGGTGCTCGGCACCGGCGGCACGGGCACGGTCTACCTGGCCCGCCACGAAAGAGTGCTGGTCGCGCTCAAGGTACTCACTGCCGAATGCCCCGCCCCGTTGCGTCACCCGCATATTGCGCAGGTTTACGAGGCGGGGCGGTTGCCGGACGGAAGGCACTGGCTGGCAATGCAATACCTCGCCGGTGGGGACGCCGACAGCGAGCTGCGGGCCGGCCGGATGTCACCGGCACGGGCGGTGCAGATCATCGCCGATGTCGCCGCAGCACTCGACTTCGCGCACGACCGAGATGTCGTGCACGGTGACGTCAAGCCGTCGAACTTTCTGCTGGCCGAGGACGGCCGTGCAGTGCTAACCGACTTCTGCACGAGTCCATTCGAGCGCGAGGGCATGGTGCTGACGTCGGCCGCCTTCGCGTCGCCGGAGATGTTGCGCGGCGGCCCGGTTGACGCACGGGCCGACGTATATTCATTGGGCTGCTCGCTGTTTCGGCTGCTGACCGGCAAGCCACCGTTCTTCGACGCCGGCTCCAAGGACGAGGTGGTGCAGGCTCACCTGCATCGCGAACCTCCGCGGCCTACCCAGTTCGCGCCGTGGTTGCCTTCGGCGATGGACGACGTCGTAGCCACGGCGCTGTGCAAGGACCCGGGCGGGCGCTACCCGAGCGCGGGCGAGCTGGCACGTGCCGCCACGGCGGCGCTACACGTTAAAGCTCCACCGGCACACGCTTTTCCGCGCACGCATCCGCCACCGCGGCAATGAGATCCTGCGTCCGTAGCGTCTCGAGGTCCTCGACCGTCACCGAACCGCGGCTGGTGCGGTTCTGCGCGGCGACCCGCGAGTCACGCAGTCGCTCGGCCCGTTCGACGACGTTACGGGCGAACCGGCCGTTCTGCATCACGTCGATACCGTGGGTGCCGTCAGGCGCGAGGTAGGCACGCAGCTTGCGGCACGCGGCGTTCAGCGCATCCTGCGCGGCCGGTTCGATTACTGTGGCGCGCGGTCCGCCGTAGCGCACGGCGATCTCCACCAACTCGTCGGGACTGTAGGACTCGAACCTCAGCTTGCGGTTGAACCGTCCCGCCAAACCCGGGTTCACCGTGAGGAATTCGTCGACTTCCTTCTCATAACCCGCGCCGATGAAGCAGAAGTCGAACCGGTGCACCTCCAGTGCGACGAGCAGCTGGTTCACCGCCTCCATGCCGATCATGTCCGGCCGGCCGTCGTGATGGCGCTCCACCAGGGAATAGAACTCCCACTGCTCGGGGGTGCCGACGTTGTCGTCGACGATCACCCAGTGCGGACCGAGCGCGTTGCCGGAGGCCGCTTCCATAGGCGAGAGCATGGTCGTCGGACTGGAACCACTGGGCGGGGCCCACGGCCCGCGACCCTTGCGGTGCAGCTCGGAATCGAGCGCGTCCTCGAGTTCGGTGGGCGAGGTGAAGACCAGCCGGCGCAGGCCGCACGCGTCGAACATCTCGTCGTGCTGATTGTGCGGCAACCACACCAGCCACGACCACAGTTCCGGGTGGCGGGTGACGACCATCAGCTTGATGTCGTTGGGGCTGTGATAGACCGCCAGCTCACACAGCACCGCCCGCATGAAGGAGTGCAGCTCCTCGGAATCGTCGCCGACGAAGCTGAATCCCGGACGCGAGCGCAGGCTCAGCACCTTGCCGATGCCGCGGATCTTGCTCTGCTCCAGGATGAAGTCCCGCAGCGCCCGACCGGTCACCGGTTCGAGCTCCTCGCCGACCGGTACCTCGGGCCACTGCAGGGAGACCGCGGAATCGGCGGCCGACTGAACCCCGATGCCGAGCCGCACGTCGAGGAAATCGGCGTCGGAAGGCCGACGCTCCCACATGCGGGGTCCGCCGATGACGGTGTCGAGCTCCTGCGGGTCACCGTGCACGAACAACTGGCTGCGACGCTGATCCTGGGCAGCGCGCTGCACCTCGTCGCGGTCGTCGTCGAGCTGGCGCAGGTACATCCGCCGCTGCTTTTCCTGCTCGCCCCAGCTGATTCGTCGACCGCGGCCGAGCCGGCCGCTGAACATCAGCGCGCCGAAGCCGACCAGACCGACCATCGGGAAGAAGCCGGACTGCAGCGACCGGACACCGGAGGTGTACATCACGACGAGCGTGCCGATGATGCCGACCAGCAGCGCGGGCAGCGCGATCATCAACAGGATGTTGCGCGGCTCACGCTCGGGCAATGCCAGCGGCGGGGCGACGGCCACCCGCACCGGCGGCACGGGGGGCGTCGACTTACGTGCGCCGCGAACGAATCCTCTTTTCGACACCGCTATCCTCCCGCGTTCTGTTGGCCGGGTGCGGCCACTGGGGCCACCGCACCACCGGGATCGATGGTGTCGCGCGCCAGTAGTGCGGTCGCGCGGTTGATGGCCGGCCCGGCAGCGAACGTGCGCAAGATCGGCCACGGTGCCTGGACCGCCTGGCGCGGGTCCAGTCCGAGCGCCTGCAGCGTGCTCTGGTCCCACTCGACGCCATACCGAACCCCTTGTGGCGAAACCCAATACAGGCTCTCGCGGGTGTCCGACGCGGCCGCGGCACTGGTGGATGCGACGAAGTTCGCAGACCCCGGCAGGATCAGGGTCTGGTTGGCCTCGACGGAATCGGGATCGCGGCTGTCACGGACCAGCCGCACGATGTGCGAGTCCATGCCTTCCGGGCTCGGCAGGCCGCGCCCGCTGAAGAATGTCACCGTGGCCTGCCGGTCGGTGGTCTGCTTCTGCCAGCCCACACACGTCACCGGGTTGGCGTCGGTGTCGATGAAATCCAGCTTGCCGGTTGGATAGAAGTCGACGTTGAGCACCGACACCTGGGGAATGTCAACGAGCTTGTCGGGTGAGATCAACTGGGGCGTCGTCGAACCCTGACTGTTGGCGGTGCGCAACAGGTCGGCGACGAAGCCGGTGATCTTCTGCACACCGTCGGGAAGCAGCGCGTAGAAGCCGCTGACGTTTCCGCCTGAGTCCTTGGTCTCCAGGACACTGCCCACCACCGACCCCGCCAACAGCCGCGACGGGCTGCCGGCCTCCGGAATGACCGGCACGACAAGGGGTTCCGTCGCCGGCATCGCGTCGAACAGGGCGTTGGAAATCTGGATGGGACGCGTCACGCCCGGGTCGAGCCCGAGATTGAAGGTGACCGAACGGTCGGCCGGGTCGATCTGGGTGCGCTGGCCGTTCCACACCAGATACGTGTTGGTGCCATGGGTGACCAGGACGGCCTGCGTCGGGCGAATGGGCTGGGCCCGTCCGCCACCGTAGATCTCACCGGCGATGGCGGTCACCATCGGCGGCTGGCCGCTGCCGCGTGCCGCCGCGGTGTCACACAACGACCATGCGGAGACCGGATTCGCCGATACGGTCAAATCGTCTGGTATGCCCGGGATCCCGATCATCGGTCCGGTCGGATACTTGGCGATCTCCTTGGCGTTCACCCACGTCGGCGTCGACGAGCTACCGGTCGCCAGTCGAGCCGAGGTCAGGTTCAGCGCCGGATACAACCGATTGTCGATCTTCGCGTAGAGCGCGCCGGTATCGCGGTTGCCGATGATGTTCGACTGGCCCACCAAGCCGGCCGGCTTCATGAAGTGCAGCAGCGCCATCCACCCGCAGCCGATCAGCACGAAGACGATCGACAGCGCGACGGCCGCCTGCTGCTTGCGGTCGTCGTGCTTCATCCGCACGGAGAAGCGAGTGATCGCCGCCCTCAGTCGGCGGTTGTAGAACAGGTGCCCGGAGTTCTGGTCCCGGTTGGACAGGTTCAGTGGCACGGGTGGTGTCCCTCCGCCAGGTCTGCAGGGGTCACCGCAATCCACCTCCGTACCGTGCCTGGTTGTCCGTTTGGGCTTCCTCGCGCAGGGCGGCGAAAGCCAGATTCAGCCGGTCGCTGAGCTCACCGTGGCTGTAATCGGTGACGACCGCCGGGTGCAACGTGAGCTCGATGAGTTTGCCGTCGGAGTTCGCCACCGCGTGTATGTCCCCCAGATCGACGCTGTACGTGATGGTCTCGGCCTGCGCGACGAGCGCCTCCCAACGCTCGGCAGCCTCGCTCAGTTCCTTCAAGACCGCGTCGACGAGATCCCTGTCGCTAAGCTCGCGATCGCTGCTGGATCCCGCCACGTGACAAGTATGTCGACCGTCACTACCTGCGTCAATTCACCTTTGCAGCATCCGCTGTCAGGATCGGTGAAAATCGCCCCAGCAACCTCCGAATTTCTCACGTGTCACGTCGCGGCGCCCCAATGGCTTGCGGGTGGAGCATTGAGCGCCTCGAACCAGGCGAAGTGATAGTTGGCGGACAATTCGTCGCTCACGGCGATCGCCTCGGTCGCGGCCAGCAACAGGCAGTTGCTCAGCAGTGCGGCATCGACGTCGGGATACTGGGCCATCAGTTGATAGCGGGCGGTGTCGGAATGTACGCGAAGGACGTCGACTTCGGCATCGAGGACGCCGGTGCGGCCCGCGCCCGCCTTCGCCAACGTGTGCACCATCCGGGGCAGGCCGTCGCGCCAGTGGGTGGCCTCGACCAATTTCCAGCCCAGGTCGTCGACGCGGGGAAGCTCGCGAGCGTTGGTCGAGGTCGCTAGCGGGCCGGTTCGCCCGGCGGGGAACGGGTCACCCGGGTGATAGACCACGGATCGGACGACGTCGCCGAGCAGATCGCCGATCCGTCCCGCACGTCTGCCCGGCGCGGGTAGGCCGACGCCGGTGGGGATCGCGATGCCGGGCGGGATCCACCCGTGCGCGAGGTCGGTCACCAGCAGGGTCGTCCCGTCGGCGCGCTCCCCGACCGCCCAGCGCAGGCCTGGCTCCTGGCGGGCGACGAACTCCAGCACGCGCTCCAGACTCCGGTTGTCCGGCTCGGGTTCGGGCTCGGGTTGAAACGCGACCGGTTCGGGCTCGGGCTCCGGCTCGGTGACCGTCGGCTCGACGACAGGCACCACGACAGGTATCGACGGATCGGTATCGAACTCATCTGCGGCAGCGCGCAATTGGCGAATCGTGGACTCGACGCGCTGGACCGCATAGGACCTGGCCGTCTCGATGATGCGGACTTCCTCGGCACGGCGGGCGAAGTCGGGCACATCGGCATGCCGCAGCGCACCTAGCCGCTCGTTGGCCGAGTCCGCGATGCGCTGCAGGTCGTGCTTCAGGTGTTGGGCGACGACCTCGGTCGCCGGTGTGACCGTCTCCAGCTCCGCGGGCCACAATCCCCCGATCACCCAGGGTGTGGCGTCCGGCGGCGTGGGATGGGTCGGCACGGAGAGGGCTTGCCGAGTCGCCCTCTTCAGGCGCTGACGCGCCGAGTTCCGACCGAAGATCGCCACGTTGAGGAGCCTACCGTCGATCCCTGCGCTGTCAGTTCGGCCGTAACCGCCCGCACCAGCGGCGTTCAGGCCAGCGGCTGGTTCTTTCGGACGCCCTTGTAGATACCGCGTCGCACGATCCACGGCATCAGGATCCGATCGATCGACCAGGCGGGGAATCGATAGGCGGTGCCGTTGGGAGCGAACACTTCCAATCCGTCGGCCTGGATTCCGACGATCGAGCCCCACCGGCGTCGGGGCGCGCGGTACTTCTTCAGTGGACGGTCGGCCAGCGTCGCGCGGATGTTGTGGGCCAGCAGCGAGTCGGCCCGCGCCCGCGCCGAGGCCCGCAGCGGGTCGGTGGCCGCCACGTCGCCGATCGCGAACATGTGGTGATGCCCGCACAGCTGCAGCTCGGGGGTGACCTTGACGAAGCCCTGCTCGTCGAGCAGCTCGGGCGGCAACCACTCGGTGTTGGGCTTGACCCGTCCGATCGCCCACAGCACCGCGTCGGCCTTCGAGTCGGGTTGTCCAGTGCTCCACTGCACAGCGTCGTCGGTGATCTCGTCTCCGTCGAACCCGTCGGGCAGTACCGCGCGGTGACCGGGATGGACTCCGGCGCCCAAGCGAATCAGCCTGTCGTGCAGCGTGTTCCACGCCTTCTCATGATGCTCGGTCAACGCTCGTTCGCCCGGGAAGTACAGGTCCACCTTCTTGCCCGGCCATGCGGTGGCGATATTGGCAGCCGAACTGACTGCTGCGGCGCCACCGCCGACGATGATCACCGAGTCGGCTGCGGCCAGTCGCTGGTGCGTCGCGGTCAGGTCGGCGGCGATCTCCTCGGGTGTCTGCAGCGTGGGCTGGCGCCAGAAGCCGTTGCGCACCCCCGTCGAAATCACCAGTACCTCATAGGGTTCGGTGACCGGCGAGCCGTCCGGCGCGGTGCCCGACAGTGTGCGGTTCTCCAGATCCAGACCGGTGAGCGTGGCCTGCACGGTGCGCACCCGGTCCAGACCCCGGTACTTGTCGAAGGAGATCCAGTTGTCGCGGGCCCAGTCCTTCGGCCGGGCCAGCCGCAATCCGAGCTCTTGGCCGCTGACCAATGCCGGCTTGGCCGAGATGCCGACGACGTCGGCGTGCCGGGCCAGCTTGATCGCGGTGAGCAGCCCGCTGTCGCCGAGGCCGGCGATCACCACGCGCGGCTTACGAGTCATACGACGGCCTTTCGGGGCGGGCGGGGAATCAGCATCGGCACTCGATCGATCACGTCCTGATACTGCGGGCGCCGGGCCAGGCTGCGCTTCTCCATCATCGGAATACTGGCGCCGAGGAACATCGCGACCATGGCCACCACCCCGACGAACAGCCACCAGGCATCGGCGGGTGCGGCGGCGACTCCGAACAGGGCCAGGGCGAACCAGAAGCTGATCTCGCCGAAGTAGTTCGGGTGCCGCGACCATGCCCACAGTCCGCGGTCCATCACCGCGCCGGGCTTCTTGTCACGGACGAAGCGGTGCATCTGGGTGTCGGCGACCAATTCGAGCGTCACCGCCGCGATGCCAACGGCGAATGCGATCCAGCTCAGCCACATCAGGCCGTCTCCCGGTCGGGTGACCGCGACGTAGACCGGCAGCATGCCGAGGAACACCTGCACAGTCGGGATCAGGTGGATCCCGAAGAGGTCGGCGAAGAATTCGAGCCGGCCCGCGCTGTCGCGCAGTTGCGGGTAGCGCCAGTCCTCGTGGTGCAGGCCGGGAAAGCTGTACGCCCAGTTGCCGGTCAAGCGGATCGCCCAGTACATGACGACGATCGCGACGAGCCAGCACCGCATCGAGTCCAGGCCGAGCGGCCCGGCGGCCCACCAGTAGATGAGCAGCAGCGGCGGGATGACGCTCCAGAAGGCGTCGTAGAAGCTGGAGTTGCGGTACGCCCGACTGAAGACGAACACCACCAGGGTGGCGATGACGTCGGCGGTGAACCCATCTAGCCACAACCGGCCGGTCGCCGACGGACCGTAGAGCAGCCAGGCCGCGCCGGCCCCGACCGCGACGACGTAGGCCGCAGTGACCAACCACAGCGACTGGGCTTTGCTCCGGTTCACCATTTCCAGCCTCCTACCGCGGCCGAACTGTAACACGTTCTAGTTGCCGTTCGGCGGTCTCAAGTCCCGCTCTGTAGTCTCTGCATCGACTGTGCGTCCAGAGTGCGTTCGTGGGCCCACTTGACGCTCTCACCGCAGACTCGATCCGACGCCCGAGCCAAAACTTGACACCTGCCAACAACCGGCCGCGAGGGGCTGCTTATCGTGTCGGAATGAGCACCGTCGCTGATGCCGAGCGGGTCGAAGACCTGGCCCGGCGGGTCGTGGCCGACCACGACCCAAAGAAAGTCCCGATTCCGGAATTCCTCGGCGCCTGTTACGACGCCGGCCTGTCCTGGGTGCACTTCCCCGAAGGTCTCGGCGGGCTCGGCCTGTCGCGAGGTCTGCAGGCCGTCGCCGACCGGATCCTGCAGGGCGCAGGCGGCCCGGTGCCGCTGGGCCTCAACCCCATGGGCTACGGCATGGCCGCGCCGACCGTGCGCGAACATGCTCAGTCCGACGATCTCAAGAAGTCGCTGCTGCGACCGCTGGCCACCACCGAGGACATCTGGTGCCAGCTGTTCTCCGAGCCCGGCGCCGGCTCCGACCTGGCCGGCCTGGCCACCACGGCGGTGCCTGACGGCGACGAGTGGGTGATCAACGGCCAGAAGGTCTGGACCAGCCTGGCGCACCGCGCCCGGTGGGGTCTGCTGCTGGCGCGCACCAACCCCGACATCGCCAAGCACAAGGGCTTGACCTACTTCGTGCTCGACATGCACGCCCCCGGCGTGGAGACCCGGCCACTGCGCCAGATGACCGGGCAGGCGGAGTTCAACGAGGTCTACATGACCGACGCCCGCATCCCGGACAGTCACCGCCTCGGCGCGGTCGGCAACGGCTGGAACGTCGCGATGACCACGCTGATGAACGAGCGCAGCGCCCTGGGCGCCAGCGGCAGCCGCCGCGGCAGCGGCACCATCAAGGAGGCCACCACGCTGTGGGCCTCGCGGCCCGACCTGCACACCCCGGTGCTGCGGGACCGGTTGGCGCAGTTGTGGTTACGGTCTGAAGCCCAGCGGCTGACCTCGGAGCGCTCCCGCGCCTCGGCCACCTCGGGCGGCCCGGGCCCGGAGGCCTCCGTCGGCAAGCTGGTCGGCGCCCTGCTCAATCAGCACATCTACGAATGGTGCATGGATCTGCTTGGGCCCGAAGGGATCCTCTACGACAGCTACGCATTGGCCGATGGCGCCGGTGACGCAGGTGTCTGGCGCGGGCCGATCCAGCAGCGCTTCCTGCGCAGCCGCGCCAACACCATCGAGGGCGGCACCACCGAGGTGATGAAGAACATTCTCGGCGAGCGGGTGTTGGGCCTGCCCGGTGATCTGCGTGCCGACGCCGGCATGCCGTGGAAGGAGATCCCCCGTGGCTGAGAAGCTTGCGGATCAGCCCATCAGCAGCGCTGAGTTCCAGTTCAGCGAGGAGCAGCAGCAGCTGCGCGCCGCCGTCCGCAAGTTCTGCGCCGACAACTTCGACGAGTCCACCGTGCGCCGGTTGATGGAGTCCGAGGTGCCCTTCGACGCCAAGGTGTGGAACCGCCTCGGCGGCGAGCTCGGCGTGCTCGGACTCTCGGTGCCCGAGGACGACGGCGGTGTCGGCGGATCGCTGGTCGATCAGGCCGTCGCGGTCGAAGAATTCGGCGCCACCCTCGCGTGCGGGCCGCTGTTCGGCACCGTCTATCTCGCCGTCCCCGCGCTGGTGGCCAGCGCGGCCGGTCCGGCGCGTGACGAGTTGCTGGCTGCGCTGGTGGAGGGGACGACCACTGCCGCCTTCGCGGTGGCCGACAAGGCCGGCGCGTTCGACCCGGCCGCCGTCACGGTCACCGCCGCCGGTGACACGGTATCCGGCACGGTCGCTCGCGTGATCGACGGTGCCGCGGCCGACGTAATCCTGGTGGCGGCAACCGGTTCCGACGGCCTCGGGCTGTACGCGGTGGACGCCAACGACGCTGCGCGCACCCCGCTGTCGACCCTGGACCTGACCCGGCCACAAGCCAACATCACCTTCACCGACTCCCCCGCCCGGCTGCTGGCCGGCCCCGAGGAAGCCGAGCGGGTGATCACCCATGCACTGCAGGTGGGTTCGGCGCTGTTGGCCGTCGAGCAGGTCGGTGCCGCACAGCATCTACTGGATCTGTCGGTCGAGTACGCGAAGTCCCGGTTGCAGTTCGGCCGTCAGATCGGTTCGTTCCAGGCGATCAAGCACAAGTTGGCCGACATGCTGGTCGACGTCGAGCACGCCCGCTCAGCGGCCTATCACGCCGTGTGGGCGCTGACGGACGGCTCCGATGATCCGGCCCTGGCGGTCAGCATCGCGCAGGCCACCGCATCGGCAGCTTTGAGCCGCGTCGCCGCCGACACCATTCAGGTGCACGGTGGGATCGGCTTCACCTGGGAACACCACGCGCACCTGTATTTCAAGCGCGCCACAACCGATGCCGCGCTGCTGGGTAGTGCCGAGCAGCACCGGGCCCGGGTCGCCGAGATCGTGTTGGACGAGGCGAGCGCCGAGGATGCCACCCGAGTGGCGGACGGTCTGCCGGTCTAACCCTCACGATACGAAAGTTCGGGTGCGAGAAGTGCTGAGGACTTCTCGCACCCGAACTGTTTGAAGTGGTGCGCCCGGCTCGTCAGCCGCGATGGCGATTCCACTGGTGGTGATGATGGATCGAGGAACCCGGGACCGGCTGGTTGTGCTGGTGGGGGAACGTGGTGTGCGGCGTCGGAGAGCTCATGTTAGGTCCGGTCGTGTCGGCGTGGCCGGCACCGGCTGCGCCGAGTGCCACCATCGCGGACCCGGTGGCCAGAACTGCGCCCGCGGCGATGCGCTTGAACCAGAGGCTCGTCGAGTTGGTGGTGTTCATCGTGATCGTCATGGCTGTGCAATGTCCTTGCTTCGTCTTTCACCGGTTTGCCGGCGGTGATCCAACGATCCCGCGAATCGGCGCCGACGTCTGTCGGGTGACCAGGCCAAAGCAGGGGTGAAAGCGGTGTCCACCGATCGGTGGACACCGCGACGTCAAGGCGTATTGCGCTCTGCGAAGTGCGCGTGCCGTCTGACCATGGCGGCGGCTCGCTCCGCCGCGGTGAGGCGCTGCGACGGATCGAAGTAGCGGTCGATCTCGTCGGTGCCGATGACGGTGACGGTCGGGGCGGCAGGCTGATTCGGGGTGCTGGCACGCCAGGTCACCACGCCGCCGCGGTAACCGCGGGCGTCCAGCCAGTTGGGTACACCGAAGTCCTCGGTGGACAACAGGATTCGGACGCGCCCGTCGACCACGTCGGACTGGCCGAGGTTGAGGCTGGTCTGGCGGGTCTCGATGTCGATCATCGCGCTCCACCGATCGGTCAGGCAGATACCGACATACGGACTGCCGTCAGGGATCTCGTACTCGATGATCATGGCCTGTCCCTCGGCGAGCTCCCACGCGATCGGGACGAACCAGGCGCCGGCCATCGCAGAGGGAGGCTGCATCGGCGGTATGGCGAAATTCTTGGGCAACGCTGCGAACACCCGCGCCGGAATGTCTTTGACCCACATGGTGAACAGGTCCCGCGAGTCCGTCAGGTGCGTGGTGAACGCGTCGATCGCGGCGCTCACCGATTGCGGCGCGGCGGCCGGCACGTCCCCTAGGCATTCGATACGAATGGTGCCCTTACGCTGACGGTCCCAATCGCCGTAGGTCTGGTAGGCACAGAACGAGTCGGCCCCGGGCGGTAGCTCGAACCAGTTGCCGCCCCGCGGTTCTCGGCCGAAAATGATCTCGAACGAGCCGTCCTCGGCGATGGCGAGATCCTCGGCGAGCACCTTGACCGAGGTGCCCTGATCGTCCTTGCCGGTGTAGACACCGAACGTAGTCTGGGCCACCGATCCCAGCGTTCCCGACACCCGATAGTCGTGGGCGTCGTCGATACGCGCCGACAGGTAGAGCGTGTCCGGATTCGAGTGGCCCCAATTCCACGGTGAATACTGGGTATTGATCAGCGTCGGCCACGCGGGGTCGCTGCTCAACAGCAATCCGCTGTACTGGATGTGCCCCACCAATCGCGCCAGCAGTGTGGCTGCCGATCCGTCGTCGAGTTCGCCGTCGGCGAGCGCGAGTTCGAGGAGTTCCTCGTTGAGATCGGTGAAGCTCCGCCAGGCGGCCCGTATCCGGTCGTTGTTGTCGGTGGTCACGATCGGGTGTCCTCGATTCCGTAGAAGTCGCGGTAGAACTGCAAGTGCGGCCACAGGTCGTCGATGTCGAGTCCG from the Mycolicibacterium crocinum genome contains:
- a CDS encoding DUF2710 family protein, with translation MAGSSSDRELSDRDLVDAVLKELSEAAERWEALVAQAETITYSVDLGDIHAVANSDGKLIELTLHPAVVTDYSHGELSDRLNLAFAALREEAQTDNQARYGGGLR
- a CDS encoding MinD/ParA family ATP-binding protein encodes the protein MTDRDDYRYRQSPPPPGYGGPPTERLPRIEVPTPPMPQTPYPPLPAPAPARAPKPKPTRGWRRGVHAVTFGLVNPGPSREDKRQAAMEAMVAAPLRGHYKIGVLGKGGVGKTTVSASVGCVLAELRRGDRVVAVDADTAFGRLGSRIDPRADGSYWELAKNKNLQSFAEVLTRMGSNSSGLFVLAGENGSRRGILDPAIYREATMRLDRHFTISIVDCGSTMDAPVTQEAMRDMDALIVVSSPWPDGASAAAQTMEWLAAHGKTGLMQRSVIVLNDSDGHSDKKTRGVLADQFRSRRQAVVEVPFDPGLRPGGVINNTGEMSLPTRRAFVEVAAVISQFLATVPARGPR
- a CDS encoding FAD-dependent oxidoreductase, which codes for MTRKPRVVIAGLGDSGLLTAIKLARHADVVGISAKPALVSGQELGLRLARPKDWARDNWISFDKYRGLDRVRTVQATLTGLDLENRTLSGTAPDGSPVTEPYEVLVISTGVRNGFWRQPTLQTPEEIAADLTATHQRLAAADSVIIVGGGAAAVSSAANIATAWPGKKVDLYFPGERALTEHHEKAWNTLHDRLIRLGAGVHPGHRAVLPDGFDGDEITDDAVQWSTGQPDSKADAVLWAIGRVKPNTEWLPPELLDEQGFVKVTPELQLCGHHHMFAIGDVAATDPLRASARARADSLLAHNIRATLADRPLKKYRAPRRRWGSIVGIQADGLEVFAPNGTAYRFPAWSIDRILMPWIVRRGIYKGVRKNQPLA
- a CDS encoding DUF1295 domain-containing protein; the protein is MVNRSKAQSLWLVTAAYVVAVGAGAAWLLYGPSATGRLWLDGFTADVIATLVVFVFSRAYRNSSFYDAFWSVIPPLLLIYWWAAGPLGLDSMRCWLVAIVVMYWAIRLTGNWAYSFPGLHHEDWRYPQLRDSAGRLEFFADLFGIHLIPTVQVFLGMLPVYVAVTRPGDGLMWLSWIAFAVGIAAVTLELVADTQMHRFVRDKKPGAVMDRGLWAWSRHPNYFGEISFWFALALFGVAAAPADAWWLFVGVVAMVAMFLGASIPMMEKRSLARRPQYQDVIDRVPMLIPRPPRKAVV
- the eccB gene encoding type VII secretion protein EccB — translated: MPLNLSNRDQNSGHLFYNRRLRAAITRFSVRMKHDDRKQQAAVALSIVFVLIGCGWMALLHFMKPAGLVGQSNIIGNRDTGALYAKIDNRLYPALNLTSARLATGSSSTPTWVNAKEIAKYPTGPMIGIPGIPDDLTVSANPVSAWSLCDTAAARGSGQPPMVTAIAGEIYGGGRAQPIRPTQAVLVTHGTNTYLVWNGQRTQIDPADRSVTFNLGLDPGVTRPIQISNALFDAMPATEPLVVPVIPEAGSPSRLLAGSVVGSVLETKDSGGNVSGFYALLPDGVQKITGFVADLLRTANSQGSTTPQLISPDKLVDIPQVSVLNVDFYPTGKLDFIDTDANPVTCVGWQKQTTDRQATVTFFSGRGLPSPEGMDSHIVRLVRDSRDPDSVEANQTLILPGSANFVASTSAAAASDTRESLYWVSPQGVRYGVEWDQSTLQALGLDPRQAVQAPWPILRTFAAGPAINRATALLARDTIDPGGAVAPVAAPGQQNAGG
- a CDS encoding serine/threonine-protein kinase, whose product is MDPVSIDGYVIESVLGTGGTGTVYLARHERVLVALKVLTAECPAPLRHPHIAQVYEAGRLPDGRHWLAMQYLAGGDADSELRAGRMSPARAVQIIADVAAALDFAHDRDVVHGDVKPSNFLLAEDGRAVLTDFCTSPFEREGMVLTSAAFASPEMLRGGPVDARADVYSLGCSLFRLLTGKPPFFDAGSKDEVVQAHLHREPPRPTQFAPWLPSAMDDVVATALCKDPGGRYPSAGELARAATAALHVKAPPAHAFPRTHPPPRQ
- a CDS encoding DUF5631 domain-containing protein yields the protein MAIFGRNSARQRLKRATRQALSVPTHPTPPDATPWVIGGLWPAELETVTPATEVVAQHLKHDLQRIADSANERLGALRHADVPDFARRAEEVRIIETARSYAVQRVESTIRQLRAAADEFDTDPSIPVVVPVVEPTVTEPEPEPEPVAFQPEPEPEPDNRSLERVLEFVARQEPGLRWAVGERADGTTLLVTDLAHGWIPPGIAIPTGVGLPAPGRRAGRIGDLLGDVVRSVVYHPGDPFPAGRTGPLATSTNARELPRVDDLGWKLVEATHWRDGLPRMVHTLAKAGAGRTGVLDAEVDVLRVHSDTARYQLMAQYPDVDAALLSNCLLLAATEAIAVSDELSANYHFAWFEALNAPPASHWGAAT